GGGCTTGGCCACCCTTTCTTAGCCGGGGTCCTGAGGGTCCCCCATTCCTCAGCATGGGCGGCGGGAGGGCGCAGGGACTCCTGTCACCCTCTACCTGTTGCTACCAAATGGACCTGGAGAACATGCTCACGGCCACTTaggccacagccacagccctCACACCCATGTGCATccctgcacacacacgcacagccaGGGCACACTGGCAGACACTCAAGCACAGGTGTGCCCCCacgcccccccactcccctcttcCCGGCCACTAGCCCTGACCACCCTGTCCCGCAGGTTTGGGGACGACATCCCTGGAATGGAAGGTCTAGGAACAGGTATGACGGCCGCCAGGTTCTTCCCGGGTCCCCCCCCACTCTCCTGCCTGTCCGTGTGCCTGGGCCCCAACCTTCCTCTGGTTTGTCCAGCCAGAGCTCCCCTGGAGCACCACCCCAAGCCTGTCCTGCTTTCTCCGCCCCAACATGGAGCTTTGGGCCTCCCCAAGGTGGGGCTGTTCGCATTCAGTGGGTTTACTGGATACTTGGAGGGACTGGAAAGTGACAAGGAGGGCTTGCTGACCCCTCTGTCTCGCTGGCGTGCTACACCCACCTTCTAGCACTTGACACCCTCAAGCTGGCCTGCCCTGGCGGGGAGGGCTCTCCACCCAGGACTTCTGCCCTCACCGCTTGGGGTGCAAATGACAGGGTCTGGGTGGGGGGAGCCCCTGGGGCCAGGAGCCTCCCGGTGCCACTGTTCCTTCTCCTGCAGACATCACGGTCATCTGCCCGTGGGAGGCGTTCAACCACCTGGAGCTCCACGAACTGGCCCAGTACGGCATCATCTAGCACCAGAGCCTGACTCGGAGCCTCAGGGCCGTCTCCCCTGCTGCCCGCTGCGACCCCTGCTCAGGATTCCTGCGAGGAGCCCCTTCCCCACCAAGGGTGTCCAGATTGCCCGGTTTGTGTCTGGAGACCCCTGCAGGGTGGCAACCTCAGGCCCCCAGATGCCAGTTACTAGAAGTTACCAGAAGTGCACCAGCTCCCTGCCAGACACCTCAGGGCCGGGCAGGCTCTGCTGAAGCAGAGCCTCCAGAAACATTGGCCCACAGACCTTCTCTTAGGGCTGGAAAGCCAGAGCAGGGGCTCCCAGGAATGTTCGTCACAGGCCACTCCTGTCCTGGTGTCTGGTGACGAGAATAAGCTCTCCTCACTAGCCCTTCCCAGCTGCTGCCCTTgggttgggatgcctggggggaGTCCTGGCGGCGCCTGACCAACACCCTCCAAACCCCTCACCAGCAGGAAACGTCCTACCCAACGTAGCCCACGCTCGCTGTCCtggtttcaaaataaaattcgCGTGCCCCCATTCACTTGGCTggagtgggtggtgggtgggggcagggtccgAGGGCATGGGTCTCCAGCAGGGGCGGAGGGACGAAGGagcagggtggtgggggcagcaggggccTGGCCAGGCTGAGAGGGAAGGAAACCCACTAGACGCTGAGTCTGGGCCCGTGGAGGCTGGGGGTCCATGCAGCCCGGCCAGCCAGGCTGGGAGGCAGCCGCGTGCACAGCCAGCCCCCGGAGCAGGCCTCCCCAAGGAGGCAGACGAAGCCCAGCAGCAGCTCACGCCAGAAGGGTGTGCTCAGCTCAGCCTCACGGGAGGAAACAGGGGCGGAGAGATCAGGGAATTCGCTTAGTGGCCCAGCCAGCCTGTCCTTAGCTGTCCTCTACCGCTGGCCAGGTGCCCACTGGTGAGCCAGCAGCGGTGTCCATGCTGGACGCCACACCCGGGCGGCCTGGCGAAACGGTCACTAGCAGCAGTTGCTGTCTGGAGCCCGCCAAGGGTGTCTGCGGAGACCGGGTGCCTCTGTGGGGCCTGTTCACACGGCAGTGACTGGACAGATTCCCATTCATGTGGAAGCCAGAAAAAGCCATGGTAACCCGAGGCAATGAAGGCTGCTCAGGGCGCCCGTGGGCAGGGGGCGAAGCGGCCGCGGCCGGCTCCCTGCCTGGCTGGGGGTCCGTGTGGGCGCGCAGACGGAAGGCTTCTTCACACTGCCCACTGAGACGGGTGCCATTTTCCGTAAATGATACAGCTCACCAAAATTTATTCCCGTCGGGGCCCCGCCGTGGCCACCACAGTGGACGGAGAGGGCCGGGCAGCAGGGAGTGGGGCAGCGGGGGGCAcccagaggctggggcaggatggggtggtggggggcacccagaggctggggcaggaTGGGGTCGGAGGTAGGGAGCCCAGGTGTGCGGAGCCGGAGGTTGGAGGCGGCGGTCGGGGGTGTGAGTTGGAGTCGGGGGCTCGACAGCAGGCTTGCATCTGGCCCCGAGAGCCCCATATGCTCTGGGGAGCGTTGGCATCCTCTGTAGGAGGTAGGCGCTGGCAGGTGCGGCTCACGCAGGCCACGCGGGGTTGGCAAGTGCTCCGTGGCGGAGGGCAAAAgtatctgagagagagtgaggtcAGGTGGTGGTGCAGGGACTCGTTCTCGCAGGCCCAAACAACTGGGAAGGAGGTGGCCATGCCCTACCCTCCGGGAAAGGGACCCTGGGGGGCGGGAGacccagcagggggaggaggccaGAGTGTCTGAGATGCAGGACGCTTGCTTGGACACCTTCCCTGGGGGTCCCACGGGGTTGTCAGCCCTGGGCCAGTTTGGCGGGGAGCCTTTCTGTCCCCGCGGTTCTGGGGCTCCCCGCCAACCCCTGGCGGACAGCCAGGGCCCTCGCCAGCCGGGCCGCCAGCAGAAGCTCCAGGCCCTGGATGACCACAGTGGCGATGGCCCAGGCCCCGGCAGCCCGGACCTTGGCGCGCAGCCACCCGCGGAGCGCAAGGCTGCAGCCCTCCAGGTGCACCCGCCTCTGAACGGCCTCATCTGGGCCCAGAGCTCCGAAGCCGCACGGGTCGTGGCCGACTACTCCATCTCCCCTGGGGCTGACGCAGCAGGAGTCAGGGAGGCTGCAGGCCTGGGCCCTCTCGGAGCTGCAGTTAAAGGACCTGCAAGGGAACATGGGGCATCGGTCCAGAGGGCAGGGCCCACCATTCCGGGCCCCGGCGCTGAGGAAAGTTCTCTCACTGACCCTCCCAACGTCCacggccacacacacacacacacacacatacacacttgtgCATACACAACAGCCAGCTTCCGGTGATTCAGGGGGAATCACCAGTCCAAAGTCACACTCAGCTCACGAACAAGAGCACACATGTGGATGCTTCTAGAACGCTGGCATGCTTCAGTGACTGCTGGGTGCAAGAGGCCGGTTTTCAAGTCTTCGTGACCATCTGTCGTGGTCAGTTGTCCTCCAGCAGAACTAGACGATCCCTGCCTGGTGTCCCTAAATAGAcaacacttacacacacacacacatgtgcacacacacatgcggtcacatgcagacacacacacacacacacacatggacacgGACATGCACACAGACGCATATAGACACACATGTGGagacacacacgcagacacacaccaacgcacacgtgcacacagacACGGACACGCGCGCACACAACACATGCATGTAGACGCACATGCATGcggacacacagagacacacacatgcagacaaaCATGCCCgcgacacacacgcacacacacatgcggacgtgcgtgtgtgcacacatacacatgtgggCACACATACGGACACGCATGCAGACACACATGCGGAGACACACACGGACAcgcacacagaaacagacacacgcagacacacacgtgcgcacacacatgcgGATAcaagcacacagacacacagacacacacatgcggacacacaagcatgcacacgtacacacatgcacacacaggtaCATTCACACATAGGCATGCACCGACAGACACACGAGACACACGTGCAGACACACGtgcagacacacgcacacacagagacgCACACAGAcaagcacacacacgcacatgcgtgcacacagaATAGACACagacacgcgcgcgcacacacaagcacacgcgTGTACACACAGAGacgcttacacacacacacgctatgGAGAGAGAACTGAGGAGTCCAGAACAATGTCCTCATTTAACTTAAGTGTACTTGACGGTGAGAGTCCGGTGTGATGACCTTACCCAAAACACTCCCCAAGCTGAGTCTCTGAGTCTGCCGGCTCAGCTTCTCCGCTATGATCCCTATCCACCTGGTCCCCGGTTGGAAAGGGCAGAAACACGCGGGGGGCCCGCGTGTGTGCACgggcatgtgtgcacacactcgTGTGCGTGGACAAGTGAGCACGTGTGCGAGTATGTCCGTGTGGTCCGGTCGGCTGGCCGCCGGGGACGCCCCCCTGCCCCGTGGGCTCTGGGACTCACGGGTTCCGCGTCCAGTCCCGGTAGGAAGACACCCCGCAGCACTGCAGCCCCAGCTGGACCTGGTCAATGAGGAAGCGCAGGTCCGCGTCGTCCTGATAGTGGGTGATGGCCGCACGCAGCGTGGGCTCCAGGCCGTCCTGCAGCGGGCCCCAGAGGGCCACCAGCAGGGACCCCACCACCGCCTCCAGCGCCAGGAAGGCGATGAGACCCCCTGAGAAGCAGCGCAGCAGGCAAGCGTTCTCGCAGAAGGCGCCCAGGCAGCCCGCCAGGCTCACGGCACTGACTGCCAGCCCCCCCAGCGCCAGTCCCAGCAAGGCGTCTTCGGGCAGGGCCGCTGCCCCGCTCCCCCGCAGAGACCCCTTGACAGCCAAGCCCCAGAGCCCGAAGGCCAGGGCCAGTGCAccaagcagagagaagaggaagttgaACAGGAAGATCAGGTATTTCAGGCAGCTGTTTCccaaggggagagaggaggccGGGTCTCCCCCCAGGCCTGCCCTCCAGAGCTGGtcctcttggggctcctggcGGCTTGCGGTGAGTGGGCTGCTTGCGGGGAGGGGCTCCTCCCGGCCCCCGGCGCCCTGTGGAGGAAGGAGCACATGGGGAGACCTCACTGGCATAATCTGGGATAATCAACAGGGAGGGTCACGTCGTCGAGGCTGGGGTCGGAGCCTGGCAGCGGGGAAGAGGCTGGACAGTGGGCAGAGAAGGGAAGACTCGCAGACCCGAGATGGCCGGGGACGGACGCGCCGGCCTCCAGGCTTGTCTCCCGGCCGGGCAGCCGGGGGATGGGAAGGCTTGTCTCCTGCAGAATGGAGGGCCGCAGCCCGCTAGCTCATGGGAGACAAAGTGAGGCGATCCCGGGAAGCAGGCGTTCCAGGAACACACGAGCACCCTCCATCCCCTCTGTGTGAGGGAAGACGTGGGCCCCGCAGCTCAGGCACGCGGCAGGCGGTCTGAACAGCATCTGCGTGGGCTGGGCTGTCTATGCAGTCCAGAGAAGGGCTTCCCCACCGGGCCCAGGAGGTGGAGGCCCCCCAGGCAGAAGGGCTGGCCCAGGGGActgtccttccctcttccccgATTCAGACCAGCCCTAGCATCGCAGGATCCCACTCTCTGAGCACAGACTCGGGACCAGGCCAGCCAGGctcccagggcagggaggagagccAGGAGACCAGGACTCTGTGGGAGTCGGGGCCTCCCTTGCCTTGCCCTCCAGCGGGACGCTCAGCCGCGCCCTGGGCACTGGTCACACCAAGTGTGCGAAGTAGAGAAGTGCTGACCCATCCCCCCCTTCCCAGAGGAGTGGCTCATGGATCGAGGTTTGGAGAAGCTGCTGACTCTGCCCCCCTTTGTCCCTTCGTGGACAATCTCGATTTCAAatctgcctgcccccaccccccaccctctccaccGGCAGGCAGGTGCGGGGGTCCGCACTTCTGTTCGCTCcctgctggagggagagggacggTCTGCCCTTGAAATCTGGGAGGATTAGGAAGCTGTGGCCCCTGCGGAACGGACAGTCCCCTGGGCCACACCTAGGCAGGGCCTCCCTTCCACACCAGCGTACCAGGACGAGGCTGCCCTCCGCTCCTGACATCCGATTCTGCCTTGAAACCTCATTCTCTGTGAACTTGGAGGCGAGGAAAGGGGCATTGATCAGCCCCCCAGACCCCAACAGTCAGTGGGAGCAAAAGGACAGgctgctgggccaggctggggggtggaggggctgggTTCGCCAGAGGTGGTGGGCGGGGGCCACAAGGTTGCGGCCCTGCCAGATGCCCCGGAGGCGTGTCGGGATGGCCCCTCCCAAGCCCGAGCTCACTGTCTTGCTTCCAGAACCGCAGGCCGCAGTGGGGAAGGGGCGAACCAGCAAGAAGGCGGAGAGGTCACgggcggagggggagggcaggagaggcgCCGAAGGCCCCATGGGCACATCGCCTGGGGGTGTGCTTTTCTCAGAGTGTGCGTACCCCACACCCCCTCATACACGAGGGGAAGGAGTTGTGGCAAGGTGCTGGGTGAGGACAAAGCTCCGGATTAGtgagactccccccccccccctaatCTTACCTCCTTGGGGGTCAGAGGGGGGCACCGACATGCCAGACCAGCACAGGCCAAGGCTCAGGGTGGGGCTTGGGGCCAGGGTAGGTGAGAACGTGCCTGAGGTCCTCCCCAGGGCCTTCAGGATGGAGACGTTGccatggggaggtgggggggcagaggccACCAGGGCACTGGCTTACCTGGGACAGCAGGGGGCGCCTTTCCCCCGCCTCCATTCCGCACCCGGACAGGTGTTTTGGTCCCCGGCCAGGCGTCTCTAGCTGGAGCTGGTGCCCTCAGCCGTCCCGCGAGCTCTGCAGCCCAGGGCTGGGTGAGCTGTGAGCCGAGCCAGGATGCCACAGTCATGGCCAGGTCATGTGAGGCGTCACACTGTAGGGCTTAAGACAGCCCCTGCCTGTGGAGACCCAGAGCACCCCCCGGAGGGCAGAGCCACAGCCTCGCTGGGGGATTCCCCGGAGTTCTGGGCAGGCGTGACGTGGGCGGCGGGGCTGTCCTCCCCACCCCGTGGCCCCCACGACAGGGGTGCCCTGTGGGCCTCGGTCTGGTGGGCCTGGCGgctgctcccccacctcccccgggACAGGAGAGCCCTGAGAACTGGCTCAGGGAAACGATCCTGGGAGACCGGCCAGATCTGCTGGGTCACCCCCAATTTACTCTCTTTGGGAACGAGACGGTCTCCACTGGCCAGATCACACCTTCCTGGTTTTGAGGGACGCGGGCTCCTTCGTCGTGCTGAGCTTCTCCTGTCGGGGCTGGCCTCTGTCACAGTCAGCGTTGTGCACAGAGCTTGGAAGGCCCCGGGCCACGCGGCTGCCCCCGCACACTGGGGCGCCTGAGGCCCTCTGACCCTGTCCTGTCTTCTATCCTCGGCTTGCATGGCGTGGGGAGGAAGGCTCGGAGCGGGTCCCCACCCACTGCCAAGGCTCTGAGGACGCGGGCACATGGCTCTCCACGCCTCCCCTGTGCCTTTGTGACGCGGGAGGTCACAAAACGAATGTCAGTCTCTGGCTTGTGGGGACCTCTCGAGGCTGTGGGGGGGCGCTCTGCACACGTGTTT
This region of Mustela lutreola isolate mMusLut2 chromosome 15, mMusLut2.pri, whole genome shotgun sequence genomic DNA includes:
- the TSPAN10 gene encoding tetraspanin-10, with protein sequence MEAGERRPLLSQGAGGREEPLPASSPLTASRQEPQEDQLWRAGLGGDPASSLPLGNSCLKYLIFLFNFLFSLLGALALAFGLWGLAVKGSLRGSGAAALPEDALLGLALGGLAVSAVSLAGCLGAFCENACLLRCFSGGLIAFLALEAVVGSLLVALWGPLQDGLEPTLRAAITHYQDDADLRFLIDQVQLGLQCCGVSSYRDWTRNPSFNCSSERAQACSLPDSCCVSPRGDGVVGHDPCGFGALGPDEAVQRRVHLEGCSLALRGWLRAKVRAAGAWAIATVVIQGLELLLAARLARALAVRQGLAGSPRTAGTERLPAKLAQG